A section of the Rhizobium sp. Pop5 genome encodes:
- a CDS encoding nitroreductase family protein — protein sequence MTKSNNRESEYSIDPMFLDRWSPRAFTGETIEEAQLLSLLDAAHWAPSSSNQQPWRFIYALKGAEHWEKFVALLVDANQEWAKNASALIFVVSRAFTGAAGSGEEKPSYTHSFDAGAAWGYLALQARLSGFYAHGMGGIKHEEISKTFGIPEGYRVEAGVAVGRLADKSVLSERYQAREFPSQRKPLSELAFNGRFVAN from the coding sequence ATGACGAAGAGCAATAACCGCGAATCCGAATATTCGATTGATCCGATGTTTCTCGACCGCTGGTCGCCGCGCGCCTTCACCGGCGAAACCATCGAGGAAGCACAACTGCTCAGCCTGCTCGACGCCGCCCACTGGGCGCCCTCCTCCTCCAATCAACAGCCCTGGCGCTTCATCTATGCCCTCAAGGGCGCGGAGCATTGGGAGAAATTCGTCGCATTGCTCGTCGATGCCAACCAGGAATGGGCAAAGAACGCATCCGCGCTGATCTTCGTCGTGTCGCGCGCCTTCACCGGCGCTGCCGGTTCCGGCGAGGAAAAGCCGAGCTACACCCATTCCTTCGATGCCGGTGCGGCCTGGGGCTATCTGGCGCTCCAGGCGCGTCTTTCCGGTTTCTATGCCCATGGCATGGGCGGCATCAAACATGAGGAAATCAGCAAGACATTCGGCATTCCGGAGGGGTACCGTGTCGAGGCCGGCGTTGCCGTCGGCCGCCTCGCCGACAAAAGCGTCCTTTCCGAACGCTACCAGGCGCGCGAATTCCCGAGCCAACGCAAGCCGCTCTCCGAACTCGCCTTCAACGGCCGTTTCGTCGCGAACTGA
- a CDS encoding helix-turn-helix domain-containing protein — MTPFGEAVRRLRARKGVSQKEMAQALNVSPAYLSALEHGKRGLPTFDLLQRIAGYFNIIWDEAEELFLLARSSDPRVVIDTSGLPPEYTEFANRLARQIRSLDGAEIARLSALLENGAKGDGKAS, encoded by the coding sequence ATGACACCCTTCGGAGAGGCGGTCCGCAGGTTGAGAGCCCGCAAGGGCGTCTCGCAGAAGGAGATGGCGCAGGCGCTGAATGTCTCGCCCGCCTATCTTTCGGCGCTCGAACATGGAAAGCGCGGCCTGCCGACATTCGACCTGCTGCAGCGCATCGCCGGCTATTTCAACATCATCTGGGACGAGGCCGAGGAACTGTTCCTGCTTGCCCGCTCATCCGACCCGCGCGTCGTCATCGATACGTCAGGCCTGCCGCCGGAATATACCGAATTCGCCAACCGGCTGGCCCGCCAGATTCGCAGCCTTGACGGCGCCGAGATCGCCCGGTTATCCGCTCTTCTCGAAAATGGCGCCAAAGGCGACGGAAAAGCGTCATAA
- a CDS encoding murein transglycosylase A: MSDQASGFVLQALSFDTLEGWKDDDPSGLFEVMRNCRRQITDVKPYRTGSLGLSSEDLLPLLAAAEDFTPSSPASARAFFETHCRPFLIRRKDGNPGFVTAFYEPEIEVSEEPDEIFRFPFYRRPDDLIDLNDANRPAELDGSYAFGRLHQGRISAYPDRRAIDEGFLDGRGLEIAWAKSKIDVFFVHVQGAARLRYRDGRIGRITYAAKAGHAFSAIGKLLIERGEIDRAEISMQSIRAWLARNPERVDEVLWHNRSYIFFRETPSRAISLRTADSEAGPVAAAKVPLLAGRSLAVDRLIHTFGFPFFIRAESLTHLDHGRPFRRLMLALDTGSAIVGPARGDIFTGSGDAAGESAGTVRNDADFVILIPNAAAGQFD, translated from the coding sequence ATGAGTGATCAGGCATCGGGCTTCGTCCTGCAGGCTCTAAGTTTCGACACTTTGGAAGGCTGGAAGGATGACGATCCCTCCGGCCTTTTTGAAGTCATGCGAAACTGCCGGCGGCAGATCACCGATGTCAAACCCTATCGTACGGGCTCGCTCGGTCTGAGTTCGGAAGACCTGCTTCCGCTGTTGGCCGCCGCCGAAGATTTCACTCCCTCGTCGCCGGCATCGGCGCGCGCCTTTTTCGAGACGCACTGTCGGCCCTTTCTGATCCGTCGAAAGGATGGAAATCCGGGCTTCGTTACCGCCTTCTACGAACCGGAGATCGAGGTGTCGGAAGAGCCGGATGAGATTTTCCGGTTTCCTTTCTACCGCCGTCCCGACGATCTGATCGATCTCAATGACGCCAATCGTCCCGCCGAGCTCGACGGGAGCTATGCCTTCGGCCGTCTGCATCAAGGTCGCATCAGCGCTTATCCGGATCGCCGCGCGATCGATGAGGGTTTTCTTGACGGTCGCGGCCTCGAAATCGCCTGGGCGAAATCAAAGATCGATGTCTTCTTCGTGCATGTCCAGGGCGCCGCGCGCCTCCGCTACAGGGATGGCCGCATCGGCCGCATCACCTATGCGGCGAAGGCTGGCCATGCTTTCTCAGCGATCGGCAAATTGCTGATCGAGCGCGGGGAAATCGACCGGGCCGAGATTTCGATGCAGTCGATCCGCGCCTGGCTGGCACGCAATCCCGAGCGCGTGGACGAGGTGCTGTGGCACAATCGCTCCTATATTTTCTTCAGGGAAACGCCCTCGCGGGCTATCAGCCTGCGAACCGCCGATTCTGAAGCCGGCCCAGTCGCGGCCGCCAAGGTACCGCTTCTCGCCGGCCGCTCGCTCGCGGTCGACCGGTTGATCCATACCTTCGGCTTTCCTTTCTTCATCCGTGCCGAGAGCCTTACCCATCTCGATCACGGCCGGCCCTTCCGTCGGCTGATGCTGGCGCTCGATACCGGCTCGGCGATCGTCGGCCCGGCGCGTGGCGATATCTTCACCGGCTCGGGGGACGCGGCGGGAGAAAGCGCCGGCACCGTCCGCAACGATGCCGATTTCGTCATCCTCATTCCCAACGCCGCCGCCGGACAATTCGACTGA
- a CDS encoding Tim44/TimA family putative adaptor protein, whose translation MSSNDFITLFFLVAAVLIFFQLRSVLGRRTGNEKPPRDLYTPRDAAPAEAADAGKVVTLPRRDSTAEDEDRFSAIDAVAAPGTPLNESLRALNKADSSFNPKEFLNGARMAYEMIVMAYADGDRKTLKNLLSREVYDGFEAAIGERETRGEKVKSTFVGIEKAEITHAETKGSEAQITVRIASQLISATYDKADALIEGDAENVAEVNDLWTFARDTRSRDPNWKLVATESEHE comes from the coding sequence ATGAGTTCGAACGACTTCATCACTTTATTCTTCCTGGTGGCGGCGGTGCTGATTTTCTTTCAGCTTCGCTCCGTCCTCGGACGCCGCACGGGAAATGAGAAGCCGCCACGCGATCTCTATACGCCGCGGGATGCGGCTCCGGCCGAAGCTGCCGATGCCGGCAAGGTCGTGACGCTGCCCCGGCGCGACTCGACGGCCGAGGATGAGGATCGCTTCTCCGCCATCGATGCCGTCGCTGCACCCGGAACCCCGCTCAACGAATCGCTGCGCGCGCTGAACAAGGCCGATTCCTCGTTCAATCCCAAGGAATTTCTGAACGGTGCTCGTATGGCTTACGAGATGATCGTCATGGCCTATGCCGATGGCGATCGGAAAACGTTGAAGAACCTTTTGTCCCGCGAAGTCTATGACGGGTTCGAAGCGGCCATCGGCGAGCGCGAAACTCGCGGGGAGAAGGTGAAGTCCACCTTCGTCGGCATCGAAAAAGCCGAAATCACTCACGCGGAAACGAAGGGCAGCGAGGCCCAGATCACCGTTCGTATCGCCAGCCAGCTGATATCGGCCACCTATGACAAGGCAGACGCGCTGATTGAGGGCGACGCCGAGAATGTCGCCGAGGTCAACGATCTCTGGACCTTCGCCCGCGACACCCGCTCGCGTGACCCGAACTGGAAACTTGTGGCGACCGAATCGGAACATGAGTGA
- a CDS encoding glutathione S-transferase family protein, giving the protein MLVNGKWTEDWQPVQAKDEKGGFVRQVSRFRNWVTPDGGAGPTGEGGYEASPGRYHLYVAYICPWASRTLIGLKLKGLEDVISVSVVEPVLTKQGWRFGDYPGATPDHVNGAVYMHEIYTRAASDFTGRATVPVLWDKQRQTIVNNESADILRMLNSGFGALAKNPIDLYPMERRAEIDAFNERIYPALNNGVYRAGFATTQIAYEEAFADVFSCLDWLQPQLEGRPFLFADHPTESDIRLFVTLVRFDAAYHGIFKCNLRRLSDYAALRAFCRRMLDWPGIAETVNLDHIRRGYYSIESLNPTKIVPAGPILSEIF; this is encoded by the coding sequence ATGCTGGTGAATGGAAAATGGACGGAAGACTGGCAGCCCGTTCAGGCAAAGGATGAAAAGGGCGGCTTCGTCAGGCAGGTCTCCAGATTTCGCAACTGGGTGACGCCGGATGGCGGGGCCGGGCCGACGGGTGAGGGCGGCTATGAAGCCAGCCCCGGCCGCTACCATCTCTATGTCGCCTATATCTGCCCCTGGGCCTCGCGAACCCTGATCGGCCTCAAGCTCAAGGGCCTGGAAGATGTCATTTCCGTCTCGGTCGTCGAACCGGTGCTGACGAAGCAGGGCTGGCGCTTCGGCGACTATCCGGGAGCAACGCCGGATCACGTCAACGGCGCTGTCTACATGCATGAAATCTATACACGCGCAGCATCGGATTTCACCGGCCGCGCCACCGTGCCGGTTCTCTGGGACAAGCAAAGGCAGACCATCGTCAACAACGAATCCGCCGATATTTTGCGGATGCTTAACAGCGGCTTCGGCGCGCTGGCCAAAAATCCGATCGATCTTTATCCCATGGAAAGGCGCGCCGAGATCGATGCTTTCAACGAGCGCATCTACCCAGCTCTCAACAATGGGGTCTATCGCGCCGGTTTCGCCACCACACAGATCGCTTATGAGGAAGCCTTCGCTGATGTCTTCTCCTGCCTCGATTGGCTCCAGCCGCAGCTTGAAGGTCGGCCTTTCCTCTTTGCCGATCATCCCACGGAAAGCGATATCCGGCTTTTCGTCACGCTCGTGCGTTTCGATGCCGCCTATCACGGCATCTTCAAATGCAATCTGCGCCGCCTTTCGGATTATGCCGCGTTGCGCGCCTTTTGCCGCCGCATGCTGGATTGGCCGGGCATCGCCGAAACGGTGAATCTCGACCACATCAGGCGCGGATACTATTCGATCGAAAGCCTCAACCCCACGAAAATCGTGCCTGCCGGGCCGATTCTCTCGGAAATTTTCTAG
- a CDS encoding Smr/MutS family protein, with protein sequence MARDRKLSADERILWGKVARSTRPMPGKAGELSELDAFLVETEATAEREKAEKQMPALSAPEQPAAPSASKRPGGMHQPLERPVKRKIAKGRLALEARIDLHGLVQSEAHVILLDFLIRAHERGMRHVLVITGKGSSMGSEGALKRAVPLWFSKPEFRYLISSYEPAAHHHGGEGALYIRLSRRHGERP encoded by the coding sequence ATGGCCAGGGATCGCAAGCTCAGCGCGGATGAGAGGATACTCTGGGGCAAGGTGGCCCGCAGCACGCGGCCGATGCCCGGCAAAGCCGGTGAGCTCAGCGAACTCGATGCCTTTCTCGTCGAGACCGAAGCGACAGCCGAACGGGAGAAAGCCGAAAAGCAGATGCCTGCCCTGTCCGCGCCGGAACAGCCGGCAGCACCCTCGGCGTCGAAACGGCCGGGTGGAATGCATCAGCCGCTGGAACGGCCGGTCAAGCGCAAGATCGCCAAGGGCCGGCTCGCGCTCGAGGCGCGCATCGACCTGCACGGGCTGGTGCAGAGCGAAGCCCATGTCATCCTTCTCGATTTCCTGATCCGCGCCCACGAGCGCGGCATGCGCCATGTGCTCGTCATAACGGGCAAGGGCAGTTCGATGGGCAGCGAGGGGGCCTTGAAACGAGCCGTGCCCCTCTGGTTCTCGAAGCCGGAATTCCGCTACTTGATCTCCTCCTATGAGCCGGCCGCGCATCACCATGGCGGTGAGGGCGCGCTCTATATCCGCCTGTCCCGGCGGCATGGGGAAAGGCCATGA
- a CDS encoding fumarylacetoacetate hydrolase family protein, giving the protein MKLMRVGEAGREKPALLDSEGKIRDLSGHVADIGGEAISPAGLARIAAIDPKSLPELAPGRIGACVAGTGKFICIGLNFSDHAAETGATVPPEPVIFMKATSAIVGPNDTVLIPRGSEKTDWEVELGVVIGKTAKYVSEADALDYVAGYCVSHDVSERAFQTERAGQWTKGKSCDTFGPIGPWLVTKDEIADPQNLGMWLKVNGQTMQNGSSRTMVYGVAHIVSYLSQFMSLHPGDVISTGTPPGVGMGMKPPRYLRDGDVVELGIEGLGSQKQSFVADR; this is encoded by the coding sequence ATGAAGCTGATGCGTGTTGGCGAAGCAGGCCGTGAAAAACCGGCGCTTCTCGATTCCGAGGGCAAGATCCGCGATCTTTCCGGTCACGTCGCCGATATCGGCGGCGAGGCGATCTCGCCGGCGGGCCTTGCGCGGATAGCGGCGATCGATCCGAAGAGCCTTCCGGAACTCGCTCCTGGTCGCATCGGCGCCTGCGTGGCCGGCACCGGCAAATTCATCTGCATCGGCCTCAATTTCTCCGATCATGCAGCCGAAACCGGCGCCACCGTGCCGCCCGAGCCGGTGATCTTCATGAAGGCGACGTCGGCGATCGTTGGTCCGAACGACACCGTGCTCATCCCGCGCGGCTCGGAAAAGACTGATTGGGAAGTCGAACTCGGCGTCGTCATCGGCAAGACGGCGAAATATGTCAGCGAAGCCGACGCACTCGACTACGTTGCCGGTTACTGCGTGTCGCACGACGTATCCGAGCGTGCCTTCCAGACGGAGCGCGCCGGCCAGTGGACCAAGGGCAAGTCCTGCGATACCTTCGGGCCGATCGGTCCTTGGCTTGTGACGAAGGATGAGATCGCCGATCCGCAGAACCTCGGCATGTGGCTGAAGGTCAACGGTCAGACGATGCAGAACGGCTCGTCGAGAACCATGGTCTATGGGGTCGCTCACATCGTTTCCTACCTCAGCCAGTTCATGTCCCTCCATCCCGGCGACGTCATCTCGACCGGAACGCCTCCCGGCGTCGGCATGGGCATGAAACCGCCGCGTTATCTCAGGGATGGCGACGTTGTCGAACTCGGCATCGAAGGTCTTGGCAGCCAGAAGCAGAGCTTCGTCGCTGATCGTTAA
- a CDS encoding FxsA family protein yields MRFSILPAFVLLLPLAEIAGFVVVGRAIGLALTLALVMASFVIGVILLRQQGIGILRRMSAEGRNGVMPGRELLQPAMKVIASLLLIIPGFLSDIVAILILIPPVRDLLWRVIAKRFVVVNAEGGSSRGPQGDFRDRKPNSKVVDLDEEDYHREPNPNSPWSGKHLGD; encoded by the coding sequence ATGCGTTTTTCGATTCTGCCAGCTTTCGTCCTGCTGCTGCCACTCGCCGAAATTGCCGGTTTCGTCGTCGTCGGGAGGGCGATCGGCTTGGCGCTGACGCTTGCGCTGGTCATGGCGAGCTTCGTCATCGGCGTGATCCTGCTGCGCCAGCAGGGCATCGGCATCCTGCGGCGCATGTCGGCCGAGGGACGAAATGGCGTGATGCCGGGCCGCGAGCTGCTGCAGCCGGCAATGAAGGTCATCGCTTCGCTGCTTCTGATCATTCCCGGCTTCCTCTCCGATATCGTCGCGATCCTCATTCTCATTCCACCGGTGCGCGACCTCCTCTGGCGGGTGATCGCCAAGCGCTTCGTCGTCGTCAATGCGGAAGGCGGCTCTTCTCGCGGCCCGCAAGGCGACTTCCGCGACCGCAAACCGAATTCGAAGGTGGTCGATCTCGACGAGGAGGATTATCATAGGGAGCCGAACCCCAACTCGCCCTGGTCCGGCAAACATCTCGGCGATTAA
- a CDS encoding DUF2852 domain-containing protein, translated as MNQSALLRPDWTPATIALMILGFMVFWPLGLAMLAYIIFGERLRGFKRDVNQATDGFFASCRRPHGRHRPHFSTGNVAFDDWRKAELDRIEEERRKLDEMREEFDDYLRELRRAKDQEEFDRFMRDRKNAKRDDNGGPVAEFQTP; from the coding sequence ATGAACCAGTCAGCATTGCTTCGACCGGATTGGACTCCGGCTACCATTGCCCTGATGATTCTCGGCTTCATGGTTTTCTGGCCTCTGGGTCTGGCCATGCTTGCCTACATCATCTTCGGCGAGCGTCTGCGCGGCTTCAAGCGCGACGTCAACCAGGCGACCGATGGCTTCTTTGCCTCTTGCCGCCGCCCGCATGGCCGTCATCGCCCGCATTTCTCGACCGGCAACGTCGCCTTCGACGATTGGCGCAAGGCCGAGCTCGACCGGATCGAGGAAGAGCGCCGCAAACTCGATGAAATGCGCGAGGAATTTGACGACTATTTGCGCGAACTCCGCCGCGCCAAGGATCAGGAAGAGTTCGACCGCTTCATGCGTGACCGCAAGAATGCCAAGCGCGACGACAATGGCGGCCCAGTCGCGGAATTTCAGACGCCCTGA
- a CDS encoding DUF2218 domain-containing protein, with translation MHLSKAVVRTEHASRYLQQLCKHWSHKFSVDFDPHKGRVPFSEAAEVTFTADGAALTMTLSVADPAQQARMQGVIDDHLKRFAFREELDIVWTD, from the coding sequence ATGCACCTCTCCAAGGCCGTCGTGCGCACCGAACATGCAAGCCGCTATCTACAGCAGCTCTGCAAACATTGGAGCCACAAGTTCAGCGTCGATTTCGATCCGCACAAGGGTCGAGTGCCGTTCAGCGAAGCGGCCGAGGTGACATTTACCGCCGACGGCGCGGCGCTGACCATGACGCTTTCCGTTGCCGATCCCGCGCAGCAGGCAAGAATGCAAGGCGTCATCGACGATCATCTGAAGCGTTTCGCCTTCCGCGAGGAACTCGACATCGTCTGGACGGACTAG
- the gyrB gene encoding DNA topoisomerase (ATP-hydrolyzing) subunit B encodes MSDTSATENGVSTEYGADSIKVLKGLDAVRKRPGMYIGDTDDGSGLHHMVYEVVDNAIDEALAGHADIVTVTLNPDGSVTVTDNGRGIPTDIHTGEGVSAAEVIMTQLHAGGKFDQNSYKVSGGLHGVGVSVVNALSVWLKLKIRRHGKIHEMSFTHGVADAPLKVTGDAPDVTGTEVSFMPSSETFTMTEFDYGTLEHRLRELAFLNSGVRILLSDKRHSDIKQEEMRYDGGLEAFVSYLDRAKKPLVDKPVAIRGEKDGITVEVAMWWNDSYHENVLCFTNNIPQRDGGTHMAGFRAALTRQVVSYADNSGITKKEKVTLQGEDCREGLTAVLSVKVPDPKFSSQTKDKLVSSEVRPVVESLVNEALSTWFEEHPSEAKILVGKVVEAAAAREAARKARELTRRKGALDIASLPGKLADCSERDPAKSEVFLVEGDSAGGSAKQGRSRENQAILPLRGKILNVERARFDKMLSSQEIGTLITALGTGIGKDEFNAEKLRYHKIIIMTDADVDGAHIRTLLLTFFFRQMPELIERGHLYIAQPPLYKVARGKSVQYLKDEKALEEYLIAQGLEDAALKLGSGEVRTGQDLREVILDALRMRALLDNLHSRYNRAVVEQAAIAGALNAELVSDQARALTLTNEVAGRLDIIAEETERGWQGDLTSEGGLRLERMVRGVKEIVVLDMALIGSSDARHIDQLTSRLKEIYQTPPSLHRREGDIEISGPRALLDAIFASGRKGLSMQRYKGLGEMNAEQLWETTLDPNVRSLLQVKVADATDADGLFARLMGDEVEPRREFIQDNALSVANLDI; translated from the coding sequence ATGAGCGATACATCCGCGACGGAAAACGGCGTAAGCACCGAATATGGCGCAGATTCCATCAAGGTCCTGAAGGGCCTCGATGCCGTGCGCAAGCGCCCCGGCATGTATATCGGCGACACTGACGACGGCTCCGGCCTTCACCACATGGTCTACGAAGTCGTCGACAACGCGATCGACGAAGCGCTCGCCGGCCATGCCGACATCGTCACCGTCACTCTCAATCCGGATGGTTCGGTCACGGTCACCGATAACGGCCGCGGCATCCCGACGGACATCCATACCGGCGAAGGGGTATCGGCGGCAGAAGTCATCATGACGCAGCTCCATGCCGGCGGTAAGTTTGACCAGAATTCCTACAAGGTCTCCGGCGGTCTGCATGGCGTCGGCGTTTCCGTCGTCAATGCGCTTTCCGTCTGGCTGAAGCTGAAGATCCGCCGCCATGGCAAGATCCATGAGATGAGCTTCACCCATGGTGTGGCTGACGCTCCCCTGAAGGTCACGGGCGATGCCCCTGACGTAACCGGCACGGAAGTGAGCTTCATGCCGAGCAGCGAAACCTTCACCATGACGGAGTTCGACTATGGCACGCTGGAGCATCGCCTGCGCGAGCTCGCCTTCCTGAACTCCGGCGTGCGCATCCTTCTGAGCGACAAGCGCCACTCGGATATCAAGCAGGAAGAGATGCGTTACGATGGCGGCCTCGAGGCTTTCGTTTCCTATCTCGACCGGGCCAAGAAGCCGCTCGTCGACAAGCCGGTCGCCATCCGCGGCGAAAAGGATGGCATCACGGTCGAAGTGGCGATGTGGTGGAACGACAGCTACCACGAGAACGTGCTCTGCTTTACCAACAACATTCCCCAGCGCGACGGCGGCACTCATATGGCTGGCTTCCGCGCGGCTCTGACGCGCCAGGTGGTTTCCTACGCCGACAATTCCGGCATCACCAAGAAGGAAAAGGTGACGCTGCAGGGTGAGGATTGCCGCGAAGGCCTGACGGCGGTGCTGTCGGTCAAGGTGCCTGATCCGAAATTCTCCTCGCAGACAAAGGATAAGCTCGTTTCCTCGGAAGTCCGTCCCGTTGTCGAAAGCCTCGTCAACGAGGCGCTGAGCACCTGGTTCGAAGAACATCCGAGTGAAGCCAAGATCCTGGTCGGCAAGGTCGTCGAGGCGGCCGCTGCGCGCGAAGCGGCCCGCAAGGCGCGCGAATTGACCCGCCGAAAGGGTGCGCTCGATATCGCTTCGCTGCCCGGCAAGCTTGCCGACTGTTCCGAACGCGATCCGGCCAAGTCCGAAGTTTTCCTGGTCGAGGGTGATTCCGCCGGCGGCTCGGCCAAGCAAGGCCGTTCGCGCGAAAACCAGGCAATCCTGCCTCTGCGCGGCAAGATCCTGAACGTCGAGCGCGCCCGTTTCGACAAGATGCTGTCGAGCCAGGAAATCGGCACGCTGATCACCGCACTCGGCACCGGCATTGGCAAGGACGAGTTCAACGCGGAAAAGCTGCGTTATCACAAGATCATCATCATGACGGATGCCGACGTCGACGGCGCGCATATCCGCACCCTACTGCTCACCTTCTTCTTCCGGCAGATGCCGGAGCTGATCGAGCGGGGCCATCTCTACATCGCCCAGCCGCCGCTCTATAAGGTTGCGCGCGGCAAGTCGGTGCAATATCTGAAGGACGAGAAGGCGCTCGAGGAATATCTCATCGCCCAGGGCCTTGAGGACGCAGCGTTGAAGCTTGGCAGCGGCGAGGTCCGCACCGGCCAGGATCTGCGCGAGGTCATCCTCGATGCGCTGCGCATGCGCGCGCTGCTCGACAATCTCCATTCACGCTACAACCGCGCCGTCGTCGAGCAGGCGGCGATTGCCGGCGCCCTCAACGCCGAACTCGTCAGCGATCAGGCAAGGGCGCTGACGCTGACGAACGAAGTGGCCGGACGCCTTGACATCATCGCCGAGGAGACCGAGCGAGGGTGGCAGGGCGACCTGACGAGCGAGGGTGGCTTGCGTCTCGAGCGCATGGTACGCGGCGTCAAGGAAATCGTCGTTCTCGACATGGCGCTGATCGGTTCTTCGGATGCCCGGCATATCGACCAGCTGACATCGCGACTCAAGGAAATCTATCAGACGCCGCCGTCGCTGCACCGACGCGAAGGCGATATCGAGATTTCAGGCCCGCGCGCCCTGCTCGACGCGATCTTCGCCAGCGGCCGCAAGGGCCTCAGCATGCAGCGCTACAAAGGCCTTGGCGAAATGAATGCCGAGCAGCTCTGGGAAACGACCCTCGATCCGAATGTGCGCTCGCTGCTGCAGGTCAAGGTCGCCGACGCCACCGATGCCGACGGCCTCTTCGCCCGCCTGATGGGTGATGAAGTCGAGCCCCGGCGCGAATTCATCCAGGACAACGCGCTCAGCGTCGCCAATCTCGATATTTGA
- a CDS encoding polyhydroxyalkanoate depolymerase translates to MFYQLYELNHAAMAPFRAAADIMRFAYANPLNPFSQTPFGRTMAASLEMFERTTRRYGKPEFGLKHTTIGDQTVSVREEIVWSRSFCNLLHFARNVPPGRASDPRILIVAPMSGHYATLLRGTVEALLPSADVYITDWIDARMVPMTEGTFDFDDYVDYVIEMLHFLGHDTHVIAVCQPSVPVLAAAAVMEEANDPLSPSSMTLMGGPIDTRINPTAVNKLAQERSLQWFSDNVVMNVPWPQPGFMRPVYPGFLQLSGFMSMNLDRHLVAHKEFFMHLVKNDGEPEKHRDFYDEYLAVMDLTAEFYLQTVEQVFMKHSLPKGELMHRGKRVDPGAIRKVALLTVEGENDDISGVGQTKAAQTICVNIPEDMRLHYLQPDVGHYGVFNGSRFRREIAPRIVNFVRQHSRSVVKPTIPRVIKGGRTA, encoded by the coding sequence ATGTTCTATCAGCTTTATGAATTGAATCATGCCGCCATGGCGCCGTTTCGCGCCGCGGCAGACATCATGCGATTTGCCTATGCCAATCCGCTGAACCCATTCTCCCAGACCCCTTTTGGCCGGACGATGGCGGCAAGTCTCGAAATGTTCGAGCGCACGACACGCCGCTACGGAAAGCCGGAATTCGGATTAAAGCACACGACGATCGGCGATCAGACGGTTTCCGTCCGTGAAGAGATCGTCTGGTCGCGATCCTTCTGCAACCTCTTGCATTTCGCGCGAAACGTTCCGCCCGGCCGCGCCAGCGACCCTCGTATCCTGATCGTCGCGCCGATGTCCGGCCACTATGCGACGCTGCTGCGCGGTACGGTCGAGGCGCTGCTGCCGAGCGCCGATGTCTACATCACCGACTGGATCGACGCCCGCATGGTGCCGATGACCGAAGGCACCTTCGATTTCGACGATTATGTCGATTACGTTATCGAGATGCTGCATTTCCTCGGCCATGACACCCATGTCATCGCCGTCTGTCAGCCTTCTGTTCCGGTGCTGGCGGCCGCTGCCGTGATGGAAGAAGCCAATGATCCGCTGTCGCCCTCGTCGATGACGTTGATGGGCGGCCCGATCGACACGCGCATCAATCCGACGGCGGTCAACAAGCTTGCTCAGGAACGCTCGCTGCAGTGGTTCTCCGACAATGTCGTCATGAACGTGCCCTGGCCGCAGCCGGGCTTCATGCGCCCGGTCTATCCGGGCTTCCTGCAGCTTTCGGGCTTCATGTCGATGAACCTGGACCGCCACCTTGTCGCCCACAAGGAATTCTTCATGCATCTCGTGAAGAACGACGGCGAGCCGGAAAAACATCGCGACTTCTACGACGAATATCTCGCCGTCATGGATCTGACCGCCGAATTCTATCTGCAGACGGTGGAGCAGGTCTTCATGAAGCACTCCCTGCCGAAGGGCGAATTGATGCACCGCGGCAAACGGGTCGACCCGGGGGCGATCCGCAAGGTGGCGCTTCTGACCGTCGAAGGCGAGAACGATGACATCTCGGGCGTCGGCCAGACCAAGGCGGCGCAGACCATCTGTGTGAACATTCCCGAAGATATGCGCCTGCACTATCTCCAGCCGGATGTCGGTCATTACGGCGTTTTCAACGGCTCGCGTTTCCGCCGTGAGATCGCGCCGCGCATCGTCAACTTTGTCCGCCAGCATTCCCGTTCCGTCGTCAAGCCGACGATCCCGCGCGTCATCAAGGGCGGTCGAACCGCCTGA